From the genome of Triticum aestivum cultivar Chinese Spring chromosome 1A, IWGSC CS RefSeq v2.1, whole genome shotgun sequence:
AAGCCGGGAGTCGTTCTTGGTATGTGCTCCAGTGCAATCACATGCTCGTTGTGTGTCATGGCGTTTTTAGTAGATTGGATATAAGGGCGGACTGCGATGACTAAATGCATGGTGTTTTTGGGCCCAATTGGGGCATGTTTTGAGATTGTGAGTGTCTTGTCGTACAGGTGGAGGGTGTTGGCGCTGGGGAACAATTCTATTTGTTTCATCTACACTAGCTAGATTAACCACCTAGCTAGGACCTGTGATGCCTTTATATGAGACAATATATATATTCCCTACAAGTTAGCACTGGCTAGCTGCTTTGGTTGGCAATCTTGATCCCCCAGCTCACGTCCTCACAGTGCCGCACATACGGCACCACCTTCCCCACATCCACGTCCCTCCTCGCCGTGCAGTCATAGTAGGACGGTGAGTGGAAGCACGGCTCGACGGACATCGCTCGCACACACGGTGGTTCCGGTACCTCCTTTTTCTCAGCCAAGTCGGACTCGGACCAGATGGGTGTGCTGGGCATGATCCACGGTCGTATCCCGCCAAGCCCCTGCGCGACGTACCCGAACGTCGAGAAGCCGGTGGTGACGAGCACGTCGCAGGTGCTGAGCAGGTACATCTCACTCAGCGCCCTCCTGTCGTGGGACGTGTCCCCCCACTTCTGCCGCCCCTCGTGACTCGACTGGTGCACGCCGCCGGCGACCCTGCCTCCGCCGTACTCCTCCCTGATCCTCTCGTAGTACCACGAGCTCAAGGAAGTGACCAGGATAGCCTGGTCGGATGCGTTGATCTTGGACGACGACGTGATCTCCGGGAGAAGCTTCTCCCTGCGGACGCACGAGAGGACCTGGTCCAGTATGTGTTGTAGCGGCGTCGGCTTCTTCTGGAACACCCGGATCTGTATGCCGACACGCTGGCCAACGCCTGCGAGGTTGGTGCGGTAGTAACTGGTGACTGCGCGCCAGACGTCGTTAACCGGGTGGAACAAGTACCGTCCGAGGTGGTAGAACGCCATGTCCTTCTCCGGGAACATCCTGCCCAACTCGTCCTGGAACGACgggacgaggaagagccccgggaCGAGGTAGCTATCCGTCTTCATCAGCAACCACGGCGCGCCGTGGAGGAGCAGCTGATGCTCGTCGCAGTAGAAGAGCTTGTCGTGGAAGTCGTAGCCGCCCTCGAGGTGCAGGTAGACGAACGGCGGCCGGCGATCACCGCCGTCCGACCACGACGCGTTCCCGTGGGCACCCACGGAGATGACGTTGGCTTTTAGCATGTTGCCGAGGCTCTCGTTGGAGCCGATGCCGTAGTCCCTGAGGTGCCCCAAAGGGAAACTCCTGCCAGAGGGTAGCAGCCACGTCGTCCCAGGGAAGGGCTCGCAGAAGAGGGCGCTGATGTCCTGCTTGTACTGGTGGACGAGGAGGACACGGTCCGTGAGCACGGCGTAGAGGAAGGCCGAAGCGGTGGCGAGCATTCGGTTGCCGAGGCCGCGGTAGCTAATGGAAATGAGGTAGCGGCAGTCCGTGGCGGCAGCGCCCTTACCGGACTTGAGCTGCCGGACCGCCGCCCTATACGGGGCTGTGCCAGGGCCGCACCGCTTCTGTAGGGCTTCGTGCCTCCGGAGCCTGCCAAGTAAGTAGGGGGATGGTTTATGCGATGCGTTCTTCTTCTTCTCGTGGTAGCTGGCGAACTCGTACCGGCTCCGGCACGACCGCTTGCTGAATTCTGCGGTGAGCAGGCCGTCGAGGAGCTGGTCGGCGGTGAGGTCAGATGGAGGTGCGTCTAGAGATAAAGAGACATTTTATTAGCAAACCCGTGGTCGAAATTTCAACATTTTATTACCACCACATGGCATAGGTGTTGCTCTACATGAGCTTTTGATTTACTCCCTCCGATCAGAAATATTTGTCGGAGAAATGAATAAAATAAATGTATCTAAAATTAAAATATTTTTAGATATTTtgatttcttcgacaagtattttcggacaaagAAAGTATGATTTTGATAATTACCCTGATAGGAGAAATTAGACTATATCCCATGAAAGGGATTCCTAGTCCAGCCTGTTTTATAGTTTAGGTGAAAGAGAATACGGTGGACTTGGGAGTACATGCTCAATTAATTAGCTACCGAGTCTCCACTGTCCAGTGGCACATGGTAAATTGTGACTTTGACGTGCGTCCACTACTATCACTATAATGGTATAGTATAGGCACTTGACCCAAGGAAGAGAAAAAGAATGAATTCAGCAACTCGATGGAACTCCAATCATAGCGCTCTACACTCTAAGTTTCTTTAGAGATTTAATATAAATTATATACAAAGCAAAACAAGCTTAACTTATATTCTAAAATACGTTTATATACATATATCCGTATGTAGCCTATACAAAAATCTCTGAAAAaaatttagaaacggagggagtaccttgcagGAAGGACCAGGgcgagtcggcggagaagacgacgaCTGCGAGCACCGTCGCGGCCAGGACGCAGACGGCTGGCACGAAGCTCTTTGGGCGGCTTGGAAGCCGCCGCGGCCGCCTCTTGGCGGTCTCCAGGTCGGCCAGcgacgaggacgacgacggcgCCGGGTCCCTTGCGGCGTCGGTGCTGCTTCTCTCGACTTCCATGCTCGCTTCCGGCCTTGGTCGCCTCGCGGACTTGCGTGGATAGAATAACGAAGGGAGGGAAACAAATGTGCGGGAGCTCCACCGCGGCTGTGTGCATATTTGTGGGAAGAGGTGCAGCTGACCAGTCAGTCACAAGACCTAGTATtgggttttgttttctgttttcttcttTTTTAGGGGAGAAGACCTACGGTTTTGGACTGGGTAGGTCAATGATTCCAATCGGGCAGCCGATAGCGACCATGAGATGCGCAACCAGGCCTGTAGCGATGCGATGCGTGCCTTCGTGGGCATGCATGGACGACTTCGCCTGCCTTATCCTATTCCACATCCCATCCGTGTTGTCATCCACACGTCTCCTGAGCTTGGGAGTTTAGTACAAGGTGATCACCATAGTATATTTTATTTACAAGGGCCGGTGTGAGCTACTCTCTGGTTGTGGCTCACATGAACTAAGGTTTCTTGGAAATTAGTTACGATTTGAATTCAAAGATGAGTTCCTCCCAACCACCCACGCATCTATCTATCTGATTACAAGCCGGCCTCAGCCGCCCAATTCCTAGGCAAGAGAGAAGGAAATCAGGGAACGGCTACAAGTAGTAGCAGTACACGAGGTTAACGGGCCAGTTTGGACTTGCAAGCCATCGGAGAAGTTTCTTGGGCCTGTCGACTTGCAGTGGTGGAGCCAGCAAATATGCATTAGGGAGGCCAGGTGCTGCTAAAACTGGTTGGGGAGGGCTTTTCCCAGTCCGGCCCCGCATGGCGACCAGGGGGGAAAACCTAATCCACCGTCACCAGCTCCCCCGGcccttctcccctcctccctcATCGCTGCCACGGGGCCGNNNNNNNNNNNNNNNNNNNNNNNNNNNNNNNNNNNNNNNNNNNNNNNNNNNNNNNNNNNNNNNNNNNNNNNNNNNNNNNNNNNNNNNNNNNNNNNNNNNNNNNNNNNNNNNNNNNNNNNNNNNNNNNNNNNNNNNNNNNNNNNNNNNNNNNNNNNNNNNNNNNNNNNNNNNNNNNNNNNNNNNNNNNNNNNNNNNNNNNNNNNNNNNNNNNNNNNNNNNNNNNNNNNNNNNNNNNNNNNNNNNNNNNNNNNNNNNNNNNNNNNNNNNNNNNNNNNNNNNNNNNNNNNNNNNNNNNNNNNNNNNNNNNNNNNNNNNNNNNNNNNNNNNNNNNNNNNNNNNNNNNNNNNNNNNNNNNNNNNNNNNNNNNNNNNNNNNNNNNNNNNNNNNNNNNNNNNNNNNNNNNNNNNNNNNNTCTGCATAGGATTTCGGTGTTGAGCATATTTTGTCTTTGCTATCTCAATATAAGCCATACCTAGTGAAAACAACCATAAATTAGCAATGCTTGCAACAAACATGCAGGTTCATCATATTGTGATCTACAAACCAATTTCATAGAAGTTGATTAGCTATGTTGGTTTACAAGCTAGAACAAAAAATTGCTAACCAACAATGGATGGGTGTTTTGACTCACCAACATTTAGATTTGTACTTTTTTTGGCACTTGGAGGCAAAAACAAAATTACAGTCCAGAAGCATCTTTATTGCATTATAGATGCTACAAAACTAATAAACACTAATGTGCTAACTAAGAAACACTAATGTGCTATCGTGAAAACATATCTAAACCTAGATGGAAGCAACAAGATTTTGAAATCAAGTCGAACACTCGCATTACCGCCAATATTGGGAATTTTCAATCCCATCAGATTATTGTGATATGCACAAAAAATTAACCAAAATTTGTAGATGACACAACGCTCCATTACACATCAGATATAACATATATACGCTCAGCAAAATTCATCGAAGCAAACACTACATCTAAAAGTAACACAAAACAAAACAATTGATTAAAAATGAATCAAAGAAGAGATGAACCATAGTTCGGGTGAGTACAAACCAGGGGGTGACGCCTGTGATGCATGTGTAGCTTCTTTGCCGCCTCAAAACGGTGCATCAACACAAGAAGGGGATTGTGATGGGTATGGCCTGGTGGGCGATCGAGGCGGCGATGGGGGTTACCAGTCCAGTGATAAGAGCAATGCTTGGTGCAGTAGACAGGGGGTCGGACGCAGCAGTGACGCCCGAGTAATGGTAACCGTGGTGGAGCTGATGGTGCGGACGTAGCCGTCGTGGTGTGTGAGCTCGGCGAGCTCAGGAATGGGCTCACCCGTGCGTTGGGAGGCGGGAGGTGGGTCGGGGAGGCAAGATTTACTCACGATGGATAGAGCAACACGTGAGATTTCAACGAGAGTTACTAGGAAAGGATTAAGTCATGCGATTAATTGACGGATAGAAAAtcatatatattttttctttttgtgAGAGGCACGGCCTACCTCTCGCATAAGCACATCTGTGCATCCACGAGAAGTAATTCCGTCCCTCTCTTGGCAAGAAAAAAGAAAATGCATTTATATACTCCCTTCATTTCTAaatatataagtctttttaaagatttcgtTATGGACTACGGAGCaatatgagtgaatctacattctaaaatccaTCTATATCGTAGGGAAAACGTTTGTCTATATACAGTCGTATGTAGTCCAAATTAAAATCTTTAAAAGAACTTATATTTAGTAATGGAGTACATACTCCCGGCGGATGCTTGTACACGACGATCTTGAATTCTTCATGTGCCCAGGCAAACCCTTTCCTGGTGTTCCAGCTCCAGAGCAGCCGGGTGGTGGAAGCCCTGTCGGGGCGGATCGAGCTGCCTTCACCGAAGGAGATGATGTAAACTTCATTACTCAACCTGGTTGCATCGTAGTTCGAGTACAAGGACTGGCCGGCGGAGCGGTGCTGGCGGGAGAGGATCGAGGAGTGGAGGAAGGCGATCCACGTCGCGGCGAGAGGCAGGGTGTGGCGAGCTACCGGGACGAGCACTGCTGGTGCTGAACCAAGCGCACCATGATCTCACCAAGTACCTCTGatatttactccctccattcctagatTCATTTGTTTTGCTCCCCATGTAGTCCATTTAGTGCTGGATTGCGCTTCGTTTCTTCATAGTACGCACTACATGCGCACGTTGCATGTGCCCGTGATGAAGTGCAAAAGAAAGCAGAATTCATGTGACATACAGAGAGAAGACGTCATAATaattaagaaaaagaaaaagaatgcaCCAGCCGAGAATCGAACCCGGGTCTGTACCGTGGCAGGGTACTATTCTACCACTAGACCACTGGTGCTGCTATGTGCCATTTCTTTAGACAGTATAATAATCGCAGACCTAGGCCAATGGTGCTTCTGTGATGTAATTATTTTATCAGTATAGGTAGACCATGTAAGAACATACTCTATGATGCAATGAAGAGTTATGGATTTTGCAGCTCCTAGCTAGAAATGGGGGCGGAACTCCGGCCTGTCTGTCCATGCGCTCGTCTACTATCTTAATTCAACCATCCCTGGCATCATTGTCCAAGATTTCAAGTCTCAATACCTCGTGTAAGCGAACCTTTCTTTGAAATCGACCGGTTTTCATTTCTTTTGATGGATGCTAAAATTATCAAAGAATCTCCATAAAAGGAGGCAAACCTGAGTGGCCTTATAAAATATGTGTACCCTGAATCTGTACTCCATAATGTTACTTACTTGAAGTTTCTCTTGTCTGCACTTCTGAATAAATATAATATGTAAGTTGTGGGCTCTCTGGCTTTGTAGGCATCTCTGTTACAGGGACGCATTAGATAATTAGTTCTATATATGATATTGTCATTATTTGTCTGCCAAATAACTGAGCTGTTGCAGACAGTCTTTATATTGCCGCTGACATAGACAGCCTTTGCCCAATTAACCAATATAGGCAGATTTGTCTATTATGCGGGCACCACTATTTATTTTGTAACTTCTTGGCACAATGTGCTCCTGTCTGAAGCTTGATTTCTGTAAGAACTCATTTTGCTTACTTCCTACTACTTTCCCAGTGTCACATGTTATGCCAATGACTAAATATGATTATACTCTTGGGAACTGATCTGCAAAAACCACGTTGTAGAGTGAAGTCCATGCTTTGACATTTACTGATCTATTACAAGAATTGGGTGGAAACTCACACATGCAGCATAGTTAGGCGACTCAAATACAAATGGGTGATGACAAGTGAGATCACATTCTAGTTGACAACTTTAAGCCTTTGCCGGTTTCAGGTTAGTCCCTACATCAGCAGAATGAGGCTTGGACTTTCAGATATTGGAATCCTGCTAATGTCATTACAAACTCTGTGATTTACTATCTAGTTGCCTTTCAGATCAAGCAAGTCCTCTGTGCAATCCAGATATGTATCCGAGAAAACCGGTGTATCTTCTATGGCGCGACGAAACGACGTTCCAAGCGCGATCTGACTTCGATCCCTATTTCTTTCACAGGTGTAACTTTTACGGAGGGGTTTTAGCAGAAATACTAGTACGTTCCAAGCGCGGCCTTGAGCGGATCGTAGGAGACGCTAATGTATAGGCTGAAACATCTCTAGTACTACTGTGGATGATGGAATGAAGATTATGTTCCTTGGACAGAAGCAGATGTTGTCACATGAGTTCTATGTGCAAGAATTACATAGTATCTAGGCACAGAGGAACCAGATCATCAAAGATTATGAACTGACACATACTAGTAAGCTGGTGGTGGGCCCCAAACCGGGCAAAACACAGAAGGAAAGAGAGTAAAGTTTCAACTAGAACAGAAGGGAAAATAAGAGAACAGTGAGCAGAGCAAAATCTGTTCTTGAATTGCCCTCATCATTGCAGAAGTTCATTCCGCATTGTGCTTACCAAAATTGTCGGAGGACACCATCGAGAACGTTGTTTGTTAGCCAAGGAGACACCAACCAGTATCTCAGCCAAATCAAAAGAATCCTCTAAAAGAAGCTAAATCGAAAGAAAAGGAAATTATGTGAAAGCACAGCACACATAAGAAACAAGTAAACCCGCTGTCGTCGTTCAATAATATTACAAATtagcaaaaaaaaactaaatatGATAGAACCAAACATTAGATACTATAAAAAAACTCAATCATCAAGAGTCACATTATTGGAAGCAGGCTGTGAGATATAACCAAAATGAAGAGTTAGGAATCCCAACACAAACTTGAGAGAACAGTTTAACAAATGAATCATTCTGATGAAACTCAAAATTTTCTGAATTTGATTTGTGGGACCCTCCTCAGAAGAGGAAAGACCCTTTAAAAATTAGCGTATGCTGTTTACTGTGGCATGCACACGGTATTCTTTAGTAAAAGGCGAAAGAATAGTTCGCTTTGTGCTCACCACGCAGCTGCGTCCCTTTCACAGTCTGCCCTGCCTGCTCTCTTATACTCTCGCTGGCCACCCATTCTCCCACGACTAGCGATGTGGACTAAAAAGAGCGCTCCTACAGCCTCCCCTCCCCCTGGCAGGCAGCTGGAGTCGATGCCTCAGCAATTGCCAGGCCCAATACTGGATGAGCCTGGGCCTGGCCCTGATTCAACAACAGAGACTCGCGTGTTGCGTCTTCTCTGTTTTTCTTGCTTCTCCCGGCGGTGGTCACCGATGGGAGTACGCTCACGTGGCGAACACACATGGTTTACTACGAATGCCGCATCCCGTGGAGACCAATTGCCTGCTGTTATTCATATCCCGGTATTTTTCTAAAATGAAatgcttcctccattcctaaatatttgtctttatagagatttcaacaagtgactatatacgtatgaagcaaaatgagtgaatctatactctaaaatatgtctatacattcgtatgtggtagtccatttgaaatctctaaaaagacaaatatttagaaacgggggAGTATATAATAGTACACTTTGCTGGTCTGCATGTTGATCAAGGCGGGAGAGAGGGACGCATCTCACATCACATCGTGTCACATGTGGATGTGGTGGCAGAAAATGGACTTGTGGAGAGACGCACAGAGACCTACCTCCTCCCGGTCACGTCGCTCACACAGTGcatgtatatgtatgtatgtatgcagtgtactactactaggagtacatgCACATGCACACCGATGCCACCCCTTGAGTCTTGACTCGTCGAGGGTCACGAAGAACAGTAGATAGACAATCCAATCCAATCCCCGTTCTCATCATCATGCTCGCACCCCTTCGCCACCTCATGGCTCGCAACTTGGCAAAAGAGCTACTCCGTGTCCATGGTGATGGGATACCACCACTCCAAATCACATATTTCTTGTGCAAAGCATAGTGCTCAAGATGCAAGCCTCACTAAGTAGTCCCATGTTCCTGGAGCGGTCCGCTGTCCCAGCATTGATCGATGCTACGATCTCGGCACAATCAGTCTCCACGAGTAGCGGCGCTTGGGACCAGTGCAGGGCTAGCCTAAGCCCCTCCTCGCACGCCGCTAGCTCAGCTTCCAGAGGTCCATGGCAGTTGAACAACCATCTACATGCAGCAAAGATTATCTGTCCTTCGTGGTCACGTAAAATCATACCTGCGCCCGCTTCGCCCTCTGCTGCGACGTAAGAGCCATCAAAGTCCTGCTGGAGGTGGCACCCATGTGACATCAGGAAGTAAACGGCCTGTCATATGAGTACTCGGTGTGATACATCCACTCAGGTCAGCCGGGAATTTTCCTTTAGTGATGTCCGCCTGCGGGTAGTGCTTGATCATGAGCAGATAGTCCACGTATCCACACAGAAATTGTTTAGATGCTTCAATCGGAATCATTGGCTTATCATGGGTCAGTTCATTATGCACATGCCACACACGCCAGAATACCATGATAACTAACATGCGTTGTGTGTCATTCAGCTCTTGGAGGAGCATTAGCAGCCAGTCCGGTTCAGAATTTCTGAGTGCATCATCAGGCGGAAGATTCCAGACGTTTTCCATTTCATTCCAAAGGTTACGAGCATGGGGGCATCGGATGAGTGCATGATGGGCAGTTTCATTCTCTTGCCCGCAAATCGTGCACACACTAGCTGTCTCCATATGCCTTCGATGCTTGTTTGCCCGGGTGGCTAGCGCCTCATGAACAACTTTCCATGCGAAGATGCAAACTTTCGGTGGAGCTCCACAATTCCATAGCAGTTTCCAAGCCGGTCTAGTACCATCAGGTCTGGTGCTCGAGTCACCAACACCTTGCTGGGCAATGATTTCGTCCCGTGACATATTGTACGCGGAGCGGACTGAGAAGCGACCATGCTTGTCCGGTTGCCATGCAATTGCATCATCTACCATCCGGCTAGAGAGTTTGATTTTCAGTATTTCCGCGACGTCCATTGCGAAGAAATGCTGCCGGAGAAGAGTTACATTCCAGGTCCCGTCAGCATTCAAAAGATCAGCGACCCACTTCAATCTACACCGGCGTTTTTGTGTGATCGGTTTAAAAGGTGCCCCCCTTGGAATCCAGGGGTCACGCCAAATGCGAATGTTTGCCCCATTTCCGACACGCCAGATGTATCCTTTCTTTACCAGTTCGAGGCCGTGTTCAATGGCATGCCATGTAGTCGACCCATTCCCTGTGAAAACTGTATCAGTGATGTTGCCAGAGGGATAAAACTTGGCTCGGAGGACCTGTGCACAAAGACTGTCCGGAAACTCAATAAGTCGCCATGCTTGCCTTGCTAACAAGGCCTGGTTAAATAATCTAAGATCTTTAAATCCCATACCGCCTCTTCCTTTCGGACATAGCATGCTGTCCCAACTGACCCAATGAGTTTTGCGCTTGCCCTTTTCTGCACCCCACGTCCCCACCAGAAGCGACGAATCATCTTTGTTAACTCCTCACACAGGCCATCAGGTACCTTGAACACACTCATGATATAGACCGGGAGAGCTTGCGCAACCGCTTTAATTTTTATCTCCTTCCCTGCCATGGACAGTTGATTATCACCACACTCCATCAGACTTTTTGCTAATTTCTCCTGTAGGCTTTTTAGCTTCCCTTTACTCATTCTGCCATCTGGGTTAGGGAGGCCGAGATATCTAGCTTCAAAGGTAGTTTGCGTGACCTGAAGAGTGATTTTAATGCTCTCTTGGGTTCCCTGCTGACACGCTGGGCTGAACAAGATTGAACACTTGTTTGGATTGATCATTTGCCCTGTTCCCTTAGCATACACATCCAGAATGTGCTTCACTCTTTCTGCCTGCCCCAGCTCTGCCTTGAAGAACAACAAGGTGTCGTCTGCGAATAGCAAATGGGAAATTTCCGGTGCTCTTCGGCAGACTCTCAGCGGAGTGATTGTACCCTGGGTCACTTCCCGTTCCAACAGAGCAGAGAGGCCATCAGCGACAAAAAGGAACAGAAAAGGGGATAGTGGATCACCTTGGCGAAGACCTCTTGTTGGGAGAAACGAATCAAGCAGGGTTCCATTGAATTTTACCGAATAGCTCACCGAGGTCACACAGGACATTACCCAATCTACCCATCGGGGAGCGAAACCCAGACTCTGCATCGTTCTTTTAAGAAATTCCCAATCAACTCTGTCGTACACCTTTGATAGATCTAGTTTATACGCACAAAAAGATTCATGTTCCTTTTTGCAATGCTCAATTGCATGAAAGCACTCAAATGCCACTAACGCATTATCAGTTATCATACGCCCGGGGACGAAGGCACTTTGATTTAAGGAGATTATCTCCCCAAGCAAAGGGCGTAACCTGTTCACCAAGCATTTGGCCACTATTTTGTACAGCACCGAGCACAAACTAATGGGTCGGAACTCCTTCAGTGTCTCCGGCTGATCAGACTTTGGGATCAACACAATAGCAGTGGCATTCGTTTCTGACGGCATGTGTCCAGTAACAAAGAAGAGCCTAACCGCGGCAACAACCGTATCCTTTAAGACAGCCCAGTTTCTTTGATAGAACCGCGCTGGAAACCCGTCCGGCCCTGGAGCTTTTAGGGGTCCTATTTGAAACAACGCATCCGCAATTTCTTTCTCCGAGAAATCTTTGCAAAGTGACTCGTTCATTTCAGCCGTTACTTTTTCCTCTATAAGACCAACAATCTGATCTGCATTTAACGATGGGTCACGGGTGAACAATTCCTTGCAAAAGGACGAGGCCATCAGCTCCATAACCGACGGTGTAGACTGCCAAACTCCATCATCATCTTTcagtttttggattttattcttACGTGCTCTCCAAACAGATCTATTGTGAAAGAACTTAGTATTTCGGTCCCCCTCCTTTAGCCAAACAACCCGCGATCGTTGCAGCCATAGGAGTTCTTCCTTATAGAGTAGTTCATTCATGCAGTCAGAGAGTCTTCTGATTTCATGCTGGTCACCATTGGATTGCAGCAGCTGGTCCCGTCTTCTACGTGTCTTTTCAAGCTCTCGCATGACACTGCCAAATCTTCTTCTGCTCCATCCTTGCAAATGTTCCATTACAGCATTCAGTCCAGCTGTAACCGACGCAAGGTTGCCACTGGTATGTGTGGCAGCCCATGCTTTTTCAATTAGTTCTGGTAATTCCCCCGCACGCTCCCAAAAGACCTCATATTGACTTGATCGTCGGCGTCTCGGAATAGCCTCCTCTCTCTGCATATGAACAAGGATCGGAAGGTGATCAGAACATGGCGACACCAAGTGTACCACATGCGCATCTGAAAAAATATCCCGCCACCGATCATCAGCTAGGGCTCTGTCCAGCCTAACTTTAACATTTGCTCTACCTATCCTTTTATTGTCATAGGTGAAAGGAGCACCTTTAAATCCTAGATCATGAAGCTCACAGTCTTGCACCACTTCACGGAACGCGGCAatctggccggccggccggccgcgggGTAGTAGACAAATGTTCGCATTGCCAGAGTGCATCCATGGAAGATCACTGGTAGCACACAAATCAGATAATATGGACCACATGCGATGCCGGTTTTCAGTGCGTGGTTCTCCATACACACAAGTAAGATGCCAGGGAGGGTCAGACGGAGTCGCACGTACATGAGCATCAATCACTCTATCATTTGTATCCTTGATCTCGACTGACATCTGATCGTTCCAAAACAAAGCTAACCCACCACTCTGACCATTGCTATCGACACCCGGCCCCATTTTTATACTGACAtttgtttttgcttttttgctCGGCTGTATGCTTGCATTATTTGTACGCTTTGACGCTGTGCAGGCTGATCGGGCGACAG
Proteins encoded in this window:
- the LOC123069372 gene encoding galactoside 2-alpha-L-fucosyltransferase isoform X1; this encodes MEVERSSTDAARDPAPSSSSSLADLETAKRRPRRLPSRPKSFVPAVCVLAATVLAVVVFSADSPWSFLQDAPPSDLTADQLLDGLLTAEFSKRSCRSRYEFASYHEKKKNASHKPSPYLLGRLRRHEALQKRCGPGTAPYRAAVRQLKSGKGAAATDCRYLISISYRGLGNRMLATASAFLYAVLTDRVLLVHQYKQDISALFCEPFPGTTWLLPSGRSFPLGHLRDYGIGSNESLGNMLKANVISVGAHGNASWSDGGDRRPPFVYLHLEGGYDFHDKLFYCDEHQLLLHGAPWLLMKTDSYLVPGLFLVPSFQDELGRMFPEKDMAFYHLGRYLFHPVNDVWRAVTSYYRTNLAGVGQRVGIQIRVFQKKPTPLQHILDQVLSCVRREKLLPEITSSSKINASDQAILVTSLSSWYYERIREEYGGGRVAGGVHQSSHEGRQKWGDTSHDRRALSEMYLLSTCDVLVTTGFSTFGYVAQGLGGIRPWIMPSTPIWSESDLAEKKEVPEPPCVRAMSVEPCFHSPSYYDCTARRDVDVGKVVPYVRHCEDVSWGIKIANQSS